From Micromonospora rhizosphaerae, the proteins below share one genomic window:
- a CDS encoding N-acetylmuramoyl-L-alanine amidase, whose translation MRPIRPGDRGPAVTEIRNILAGLDLLPSGGQEEFDVETERAVRAFQQSRGLSVDGRVGAETWRALDAARWRLGARTLYHAVPEPLIGEDVRSLQERLLEMGYDVGRADAIYGIRTSRAVAQFQREMGLKPDGACGPHTMSALRRLGRKVVGGRPQWLRESDAIRQAGPTLVGRTVVIDPGHGGTDPGVVVPDGPLRWTEADLVHDLARRLEGRLAASGVRVQLTRGPAPATCLPDVDRAQLANSLGADVFISLHTDGHANPAANGVATYHYGTDNGVTSATGERLAGLVQREIVARTGLRDCCTHAKAWDLLRLTKMPAVRVEVGYLTSPEDRSRLVDPRFRDRVVEAIVAAVQRMYFPIERDVPTGSIDVSELRAVVAAGTVMD comes from the coding sequence GTGCGTCCGATCCGACCCGGTGACCGGGGACCCGCGGTGACGGAGATCCGCAACATCCTCGCCGGCCTCGACCTGCTCCCGTCCGGCGGCCAAGAGGAGTTCGACGTCGAGACCGAACGCGCCGTCCGGGCATTCCAGCAGTCCCGCGGACTCAGCGTGGACGGGCGGGTCGGCGCGGAGACCTGGCGGGCGCTGGACGCCGCCCGCTGGCGGCTCGGCGCCCGCACGCTCTACCACGCCGTACCGGAACCGCTGATCGGCGAGGACGTCCGGTCGCTCCAGGAGCGCCTCCTGGAAATGGGGTACGACGTGGGCCGCGCCGACGCCATCTACGGCATCCGCACCTCCCGCGCGGTCGCCCAGTTCCAGCGGGAGATGGGGCTGAAGCCGGACGGCGCCTGCGGCCCGCACACCATGAGCGCGCTGCGCCGCCTCGGCCGGAAGGTGGTCGGCGGACGCCCGCAGTGGCTGCGCGAGTCCGACGCCATCCGGCAGGCCGGACCGACCCTGGTCGGCCGGACCGTGGTCATCGACCCGGGACACGGCGGCACCGACCCGGGGGTGGTGGTGCCGGACGGTCCGCTGCGCTGGACCGAGGCGGATCTGGTGCACGACCTGGCCCGCCGGCTGGAGGGGCGGCTCGCCGCCTCCGGGGTGCGGGTGCAGCTCACCCGCGGCCCGGCGCCCGCGACCTGCCTGCCGGACGTGGACCGGGCCCAGCTGGCCAACTCCCTCGGCGCCGACGTCTTCATCTCGCTGCACACGGACGGCCACGCCAACCCGGCGGCGAACGGGGTGGCCACCTACCACTACGGCACCGACAACGGCGTCACCTCGGCCACCGGGGAACGGCTGGCCGGGCTGGTGCAGCGGGAGATCGTGGCCCGCACCGGGCTGCGGGACTGCTGCACCCACGCCAAGGCGTGGGACCTGCTCCGGCTGACCAAGATGCCGGCGGTACGGGTCGAGGTCGGTTACCTGACCTCGCCGGAGGACCGCAGCCGCCTGGTGGACCCCCGGTTCCGGGACCGGGTGGTCGAGGCGATCGTCGCCGCAGTGCAGCGGATGTACTTCCCGATCGAGCGGGACGTGCCCACCGGCTCGATCGACGTGAGCGAACTGCGCGCGGTGGTCGCCGCCGGCACAGTGATGGACTGA
- a CDS encoding protein kinase family protein, which translates to MPSSTGPSIDAITEGGRVTQVGEGQEAEENAPPVMTFGAPTAGEILAERYKLVEHINNDSAGRLVWRGVDVVLRRPVAVVLRYPGGDSATEMLQAAVAASRVIHPNLVGVYDAIDEADRAYVVREWVDGQSLRELVAADGPLDPARATTIGNAVASALAAVHPTGMVHGNVHPGTVMISDDGRVVLADARTDGADTQESDIRAVGGVLYFALTGHWPHGEAPMRGATAGQGRAAIPDAVRDASGAIAAPRQVRAGVPAYLDDLTMDLLDPEIAPPSSDVLAAELGRLDIPADDHFLEQAGPLRFAADTDDLPSPLAAAGGRKVALGIAATLAVALVGLLIGISVLGGDDKSPKTEPVARPSNTAAPVDEPTKPTETVRKLAVEDVRIIDPDSRTRNELSDADKVIDDSEDEGWETDTYTRANFGNFKRGMGVWIDLGAPHTVKSVQAVLSASGATARLYTGTSDPGSSSAGDKKLVTEYLKTPIGDGFAQYDGTTMTFSNGFDPDKKYRYLLFWITELPANDRGYKVGVQEITVQGS; encoded by the coding sequence ATGCCCAGCAGCACGGGTCCATCGATCGACGCGATCACCGAGGGAGGACGGGTGACCCAGGTCGGCGAGGGTCAGGAGGCGGAGGAGAATGCTCCGCCGGTCATGACCTTCGGTGCTCCCACGGCCGGTGAGATCCTTGCCGAGCGGTACAAGCTGGTCGAGCACATCAACAACGACAGCGCCGGTCGGCTGGTCTGGCGCGGGGTCGACGTCGTACTGCGCCGTCCCGTCGCGGTGGTGCTGCGCTACCCCGGCGGTGACTCCGCCACCGAGATGCTCCAGGCCGCGGTCGCGGCCAGCCGGGTGATCCACCCCAACCTGGTGGGCGTCTACGACGCGATCGACGAGGCCGACCGGGCGTACGTGGTCCGCGAGTGGGTGGACGGTCAGTCTCTGCGGGAGCTGGTCGCCGCCGACGGACCGCTGGATCCGGCCCGGGCGACCACTATCGGCAACGCCGTCGCCAGCGCCCTCGCCGCGGTGCATCCGACCGGGATGGTGCACGGCAACGTCCACCCCGGCACGGTCATGATCAGCGATGACGGTCGGGTCGTGCTGGCCGACGCGCGGACCGACGGCGCGGACACCCAGGAGAGCGACATCCGGGCCGTCGGGGGCGTGCTCTACTTCGCCCTGACCGGGCACTGGCCGCACGGCGAGGCCCCGATGCGCGGCGCGACCGCCGGGCAGGGCCGCGCCGCCATCCCGGACGCCGTACGCGACGCCAGTGGCGCGATCGCCGCCCCCCGCCAGGTCCGGGCCGGCGTGCCCGCCTACCTCGACGACCTGACCATGGACCTGCTCGACCCCGAGATCGCCCCGCCGAGCTCGGACGTGCTGGCCGCCGAGCTCGGTCGGCTCGACATCCCGGCCGACGATCACTTCCTCGAGCAGGCGGGCCCGCTGCGCTTCGCGGCCGACACCGACGACCTGCCGTCGCCGCTGGCCGCTGCCGGTGGGCGCAAGGTCGCCCTGGGCATCGCCGCGACGCTGGCGGTCGCCCTGGTCGGCCTGCTCATCGGGATCAGCGTGCTGGGCGGCGACGACAAGAGCCCGAAGACGGAGCCGGTGGCCCGCCCGTCCAACACCGCCGCACCCGTCGACGAGCCCACCAAGCCAACGGAGACGGTACGCAAGCTGGCCGTCGAGGACGTTCGGATCATCGACCCGGACAGCCGGACCCGCAACGAGCTGAGCGACGCCGACAAGGTGATCGACGACAGCGAGGACGAGGGCTGGGAGACCGACACCTACACCAGGGCGAACTTCGGCAACTTCAAGCGTGGCATGGGCGTCTGGATCGACCTCGGCGCCCCGCACACGGTCAAGTCGGTGCAGGCGGTCCTCTCCGCCAGCGGCGCCACCGCCCGGCTCTACACCGGCACCAGCGACCCGGGCTCCAGCTCCGCCGGGGACAAGAAGCTGGTGACCGAGTACCTCAAGACGCCGATCGGCGACGGCTTCGCCCAGTACGACGGCACCACGATGACCTTCAGCAACGGCTTCGACCCGGACAAGAAGTACCGCTACCTGCTGTTCTGGATCACCGAGCTGCCCGCGAACGACCGGGGCTACAAGGTCGGTGTCCAGGAGATCACCGTCCAGGGGTCGTGA
- the trxB gene encoding thioredoxin-disulfide reductase, whose translation MDEVRNLIIIGSGPAGYTAAVYAARANLKPLVIEGVQSGGALMTTTEVENFPGFADGILGPELMDNMRKQAERFGAEFLTDDVTRVELVETGDTGSGAASTVWVGETAYRAKAVILATGSAWRPLGVPGEQEYLGHGVSSCATCDGFFFRNQHIVVVGGGDSAMEEASFLTRFAESVTIIHRRDSFRASKIMAERATGNDKIKVEWNTVVEEILGEDGKVSGVRVRNVHTGAAKVLDVTGVFVAIGHDPRSELFRGQVELDNEGYVKVQAPSTRTSVPGVFAAGDLVDHTYRQAITAAGTGCAAALDAERFIATLQG comes from the coding sequence GTGGACGAGGTCCGCAACCTGATCATCATCGGCTCCGGGCCGGCCGGTTACACGGCGGCGGTCTATGCCGCGCGCGCCAACCTCAAGCCGCTCGTCATCGAGGGCGTGCAGTCCGGCGGCGCGCTGATGACGACCACCGAGGTGGAAAACTTCCCCGGCTTCGCGGACGGCATCCTCGGTCCCGAGCTGATGGACAACATGCGCAAGCAGGCCGAACGGTTCGGTGCCGAGTTCCTGACCGACGACGTCACCCGCGTCGAACTGGTGGAGACCGGCGATACCGGCTCCGGCGCCGCCAGCACCGTCTGGGTGGGCGAGACCGCGTACCGGGCGAAGGCCGTCATCCTCGCCACCGGCTCCGCCTGGCGCCCGCTCGGCGTGCCCGGGGAGCAGGAGTACCTGGGCCACGGCGTGTCGTCCTGCGCCACCTGTGACGGCTTCTTCTTCCGCAACCAGCACATCGTCGTCGTCGGCGGCGGCGACTCGGCGATGGAGGAGGCGAGCTTCCTCACCCGGTTCGCCGAGTCGGTCACCATCATCCACCGCCGCGACTCGTTCCGCGCCAGCAAGATCATGGCTGAGCGGGCCACCGGCAACGACAAGATCAAGGTCGAGTGGAACACCGTGGTCGAGGAGATCCTGGGCGAGGACGGCAAGGTCAGCGGGGTCCGGGTCCGCAACGTGCACACCGGCGCGGCCAAGGTGCTCGACGTGACCGGCGTCTTCGTGGCGATCGGCCACGACCCGCGCAGCGAGCTCTTCCGGGGACAGGTGGAACTCGACAACGAGGGCTACGTGAAGGTGCAGGCGCCGAGCACCCGGACCAGCGTGCCCGGTGTCTTCGCCGCCGGTGACCTGGTCGACCACACCTACCGGCAGGCGATCACCGCGGCCGGGACGGGCTGTGCGGCCGCCCTGGACGCCGAGCGCTTCATCGCCACCCTGCAAGGCTGA
- the trxA gene encoding thioredoxin, with amino-acid sequence MGATKAVTDASFASDVLKSDKPVLVDFWAEWCGPCRKVSPLLEEIAGEMGDQVTIVKLNIDENPETARTYRVMSVPTLTIFKNGEPVQSIAGAKPKGELVKLIESAL; translated from the coding sequence GTGGGAGCAACCAAAGCGGTCACCGACGCAAGCTTCGCGAGCGATGTGCTGAAGTCCGACAAGCCGGTTCTGGTGGACTTCTGGGCGGAGTGGTGCGGGCCGTGCCGCAAGGTCTCGCCGCTGCTGGAAGAGATCGCGGGCGAGATGGGTGACCAGGTCACCATCGTCAAGCTCAACATCGACGAGAACCCTGAGACCGCCCGCACCTACCGGGTGATGTCCGTGCCGACCCTCACCATCTTCAAGAACGGCGAGCCGGTGCAGTCCATCGCGGGCGCCAAGCCGAAGGGCGAACTGGTCAAGCTCATCGAGTCGGCGCTCTGA
- a CDS encoding S8 family serine peptidase yields MTRLGALRRSAMVGIALAFTTAIVGAATGGAAMADPSDPPRAQIRGAGTAEAVPDRYIVVLKDGKASPSEVRATASALADTNGGSVRRVFTKALKGYSATMNRRQAERLAADPDVAYVEQVQRYSATDTQSSPPWGLDRIDQTTAKTNSSYTYATTGAGVTAYILDTGIDLNHEDFGGRASYGYDAVEQDAVAQDCDGHGTHVAGTVGGTKYGVAKGVKLVAVRVLDCSGSGTSEQILSGIDWVTANAVKPAVANMSLGFNGTNQAVNDAVTRSIAAGITYAVAAGNSMQDACGVSPANVPNAITVGATDKVDFRAWFSNYGRCLDTFAPGVSIVSAAMGTTSGAVAMNGTSMASPHVAGAAALLLQAHPTWTPQQVRDSIVTTGIGGAVHDTMGSIDRLLYVGAVQPARSSYGLKARVNGKFVTAESAGTKPLIARGAALGPWEKYDVVDAGGGLVGLRAKINGKFVTAESGGARPLIARAASIGAWEKFQIINNTDGTVSLKATINGRYVTAPSTTVPLIASKTTIGTAEKFDFEAPAPVVSIKSQANGKYVMAENYGKLPLIAKAGAVGSWEKFEIVNVGNGFFGLRALVNGKFVTAESAGANPLIARGTAIGTWEKFDVLDYNPDGSIYLRAYINGKAVTAGSAGTSQLIASRTIDWNSETLGLGVGEKFVVAVI; encoded by the coding sequence GTGACACGTCTCGGCGCGCTGCGCCGCTCAGCGATGGTGGGGATCGCCCTCGCCTTCACGACCGCCATCGTCGGTGCCGCCACCGGCGGCGCCGCGATGGCCGACCCGTCCGATCCACCAAGGGCGCAAATCCGGGGCGCCGGCACCGCCGAGGCCGTTCCCGACCGGTACATCGTCGTCCTCAAGGACGGCAAGGCCAGCCCCAGTGAGGTGCGGGCCACCGCGTCCGCGCTCGCCGACACAAACGGCGGCTCGGTCCGCCGGGTGTTCACCAAGGCACTCAAGGGCTACTCGGCCACGATGAACAGGCGGCAGGCGGAGCGGCTGGCGGCCGACCCCGACGTGGCCTACGTCGAGCAGGTCCAGCGCTACTCGGCCACCGACACCCAGAGCAGCCCGCCGTGGGGCCTGGACCGGATCGACCAGACGACGGCCAAGACCAACAGCTCCTACACCTACGCGACGACCGGGGCCGGCGTCACCGCGTACATTCTGGACACCGGCATCGACCTCAACCACGAGGACTTCGGCGGGCGGGCCAGCTACGGCTACGACGCCGTGGAGCAGGACGCCGTCGCCCAGGACTGCGACGGCCACGGCACGCACGTCGCCGGCACCGTGGGCGGCACGAAGTACGGCGTGGCCAAGGGCGTCAAGCTCGTCGCGGTGCGGGTGCTCGACTGCAGCGGCAGCGGCACCAGCGAGCAGATCCTCAGCGGCATCGACTGGGTCACCGCGAACGCCGTCAAGCCGGCGGTGGCCAACATGAGCCTGGGCTTCAACGGCACCAACCAGGCGGTCAACGACGCGGTCACCCGCTCGATCGCCGCCGGCATCACGTACGCCGTCGCGGCCGGCAACAGCATGCAGGACGCGTGCGGTGTGTCGCCGGCCAACGTGCCGAACGCCATCACGGTCGGCGCGACCGACAAGGTGGACTTCCGGGCCTGGTTCTCCAACTACGGCCGCTGCCTGGACACCTTCGCCCCCGGGGTCAGCATCGTCTCCGCGGCGATGGGGACCACCAGCGGTGCCGTGGCGATGAACGGCACGTCCATGGCCTCCCCGCACGTGGCGGGTGCCGCGGCGCTGCTGCTCCAGGCGCACCCGACCTGGACCCCGCAGCAGGTGCGCGACAGCATCGTCACCACCGGGATCGGCGGTGCGGTGCACGACACCATGGGGTCGATCGACCGTCTCCTGTACGTCGGGGCGGTCCAGCCCGCCCGCAGCTCGTACGGCCTGAAGGCGCGGGTCAACGGCAAGTTCGTGACGGCGGAGAGCGCGGGCACCAAGCCCCTGATCGCCCGGGGTGCCGCCCTCGGGCCGTGGGAGAAGTACGACGTCGTCGACGCCGGCGGCGGCCTCGTCGGGCTGCGGGCGAAGATCAACGGCAAGTTCGTCACCGCGGAGAGCGGGGGCGCCAGGCCGCTGATCGCCCGGGCGGCGTCGATCGGCGCCTGGGAGAAGTTCCAGATCATCAACAACACCGACGGCACGGTGAGCCTGAAGGCGACCATCAACGGCCGGTATGTCACGGCGCCGAGCACCACCGTGCCGCTGATCGCCAGCAAGACGACCATCGGTACCGCCGAGAAGTTCGATTTCGAGGCACCGGCGCCGGTGGTCAGCATCAAGTCGCAGGCCAACGGCAAGTACGTGATGGCGGAGAACTACGGCAAGCTGCCGTTGATCGCCAAGGCCGGGGCGGTCGGCTCGTGGGAGAAGTTCGAGATCGTCAACGTCGGGAACGGCTTCTTCGGCCTGCGGGCGCTGGTCAACGGCAAGTTCGTGACCGCGGAGAGCGCGGGCGCCAACCCGCTGATCGCCCGGGGAACGGCGATCGGTACCTGGGAGAAGTTCGACGTCCTGGACTACAACCCGGACGGGTCGATCTACCTGAGGGCGTACATCAACGGGAAGGCGGTCACCGCCGGCAGCGCCGGCACCAGCCAGCTGATCGCCAGCCGGACCATCGACTGGAACAGCGAGACCCTGGGTCTCGGCGTCGGCGAGAAGTTCGTCGTCGCCGTCATCTAG
- the murJ gene encoding murein biosynthesis integral membrane protein MurJ, with protein sequence MSGGLYRSANAAQGGGAPPGDDATFISAEPLNQPGVEATAPPQEVVAETSAAANSAVMAIGSLVSRGTGFIRNLMIGAALGNAVGDVYTTAQFLPNQVYEFLLGGVLTSVLIPVLVRRRKVDSDRGEAYAQRLLSLAVLALAAAALIAVVLAPVITAIYASGKDEAYQGLVNDLSYLMLPMLFFTGVSALIAAVLNTRGHFAAPMWAPILNNLVVVGTFGLYIVIYGARALRPDQMDAGRILLVGGGTLLGVAVQTAGLLPALRKVGFRWKWRFDFRELGLRELARLGGWMFCYVGVNQLGLFVVVNLLTRVGGGKNAGLLIYNNVFLLLMMAHGIIAVSIITALMPRMSAAAADGRHRDLTADLSRGTRMVTAVLAPIAVCYAVLAAPISVVVFRYGAFTGANAVATSTVLLVAALGLVPFAISQLFTFAFYALPDTRTPALINIPVVALRVLLQIGLFLAFSATFAAAGMMLGNALSYVAAAVISAMLLRPRVGRIGLGGIMRTMGRVIVAALGAALVGLLVVKLLPGDPADLSWFAAAVQLVIGGAVIAGTYLGLAMVLRISEITEVVGMVRRRLGR encoded by the coding sequence ATGAGCGGCGGGCTCTACCGCAGCGCGAACGCCGCGCAGGGCGGCGGCGCACCGCCGGGTGACGACGCCACCTTCATCTCGGCGGAGCCGCTGAACCAGCCGGGCGTCGAGGCGACCGCACCCCCGCAGGAGGTGGTCGCCGAGACCAGCGCCGCGGCGAACAGCGCGGTGATGGCGATCGGCAGCCTGGTCAGCCGGGGCACGGGCTTCATCCGCAACCTGATGATCGGCGCCGCCCTCGGCAACGCGGTCGGCGACGTGTACACCACCGCCCAGTTCCTGCCGAACCAGGTCTACGAGTTCCTGCTCGGCGGCGTGCTCACCAGCGTGCTGATCCCGGTGCTGGTCCGCCGCCGCAAGGTCGATTCGGACCGGGGCGAGGCGTACGCCCAGCGGCTGCTCAGCCTGGCCGTGCTCGCCCTGGCCGCCGCCGCGCTGATCGCGGTGGTTCTCGCCCCGGTGATCACCGCGATCTACGCCAGCGGCAAGGACGAGGCGTACCAGGGACTGGTCAACGACCTGTCCTACCTGATGCTGCCGATGCTCTTCTTCACCGGCGTGAGCGCGCTGATCGCGGCGGTGCTGAACACCCGGGGGCACTTCGCCGCCCCGATGTGGGCGCCGATCCTCAACAACCTGGTGGTCGTCGGCACCTTCGGCCTGTACATCGTCATCTACGGGGCGAGGGCACTGCGGCCGGACCAGATGGACGCGGGCCGGATCCTGCTGGTGGGCGGGGGCACCCTGCTCGGCGTCGCGGTGCAGACCGCCGGGCTGCTGCCGGCGCTGCGCAAGGTCGGCTTCCGGTGGAAGTGGCGCTTCGACTTCCGGGAACTGGGCCTGCGCGAGTTGGCCCGGCTCGGCGGCTGGATGTTCTGCTACGTCGGGGTCAACCAGCTCGGCCTCTTCGTGGTGGTCAACCTGCTCACCCGGGTCGGCGGCGGGAAGAACGCCGGCCTGCTGATCTACAACAACGTCTTCCTGCTGCTGATGATGGCGCACGGCATCATCGCCGTCTCGATCATCACCGCGCTGATGCCGCGGATGAGCGCGGCGGCCGCCGACGGCCGGCACCGCGACCTGACCGCCGACCTCTCCCGGGGCACCCGGATGGTCACCGCGGTGCTCGCCCCGATCGCGGTCTGCTACGCGGTGCTGGCCGCCCCGATCTCCGTCGTGGTCTTCCGGTACGGCGCCTTCACCGGTGCCAACGCGGTCGCCACGTCGACCGTGCTGCTGGTCGCGGCGCTGGGGCTGGTGCCGTTCGCGATCAGCCAGCTCTTCACCTTCGCCTTCTACGCGCTGCCGGACACCCGGACCCCGGCGCTGATCAACATCCCGGTGGTGGCGCTGCGGGTGCTGCTCCAGATCGGGCTCTTCCTCGCCTTCTCGGCCACCTTCGCGGCGGCGGGGATGATGCTGGGCAACGCCCTCTCGTACGTGGCGGCGGCGGTGATCTCCGCGATGCTGCTGCGGCCGCGGGTGGGACGGATCGGGCTGGGCGGCATCATGCGGACCATGGGCCGGGTGATCGTCGCCGCGCTCGGCGCGGCCCTGGTCGGCCTGCTCGTGGTGAAGCTGCTCCCCGGCGACCCGGCCGACCTGAGCTGGTTCGCCGCCGCGGTCCAACTGGTGATCGGCGGCGCGGTGATCGCCGGGACGTACCTCGGGCTGGCCATGGTGCTGCGGATCAGCGAGATCACCGAGGTGGTCGGGATGGTCCGCCGCCGCCTCGGCCGTTGA
- the sigM gene encoding RNA polymerase sigma factor SigM gives MVMDECAEQRAPAGGVTGTPPAGPTRVGPEAADIDLLRAHVAGDRDAFTELFHRHRDRLWAVALRTLGDREEAADALQDALLSAHRAAARFRGDSAVTTWLHRIVVNACLDRVRRRQAQATVPLPDGVHGGGEPGRHTGGAELAAPVRDHDTALVVRQALAELPVEQRAALILVDVQGYPVAEVARILGVAEGTVKSRCARGRARLATLLGHLRTGSDEVTEVSPSAARGTADVPHVTAGNPGPPEGVGSTSGWSGRDASQEET, from the coding sequence GTGGTGATGGACGAGTGCGCCGAGCAGCGTGCACCGGCGGGTGGCGTGACCGGTACACCACCGGCCGGGCCGACGCGCGTCGGCCCGGAGGCGGCCGACATCGACCTGCTCCGCGCCCACGTGGCCGGCGACCGGGACGCCTTCACCGAGCTGTTCCACCGCCACCGGGACCGGCTCTGGGCGGTGGCGCTCCGGACGCTTGGCGACCGCGAGGAGGCGGCGGACGCCCTCCAGGACGCACTGCTCTCGGCCCACCGCGCGGCGGCCCGCTTCCGCGGTGATTCGGCGGTGACCACCTGGCTGCACCGGATCGTGGTGAACGCCTGCCTGGACCGGGTGCGCCGGCGGCAGGCGCAGGCGACGGTCCCGCTGCCGGACGGCGTCCACGGCGGCGGGGAGCCCGGCCGGCACACCGGCGGGGCGGAGCTGGCCGCTCCCGTCCGGGACCACGACACCGCGCTGGTGGTCCGGCAGGCACTGGCCGAACTGCCGGTCGAGCAGCGGGCCGCCCTGATCCTGGTCGACGTACAGGGCTATCCGGTCGCCGAGGTGGCCCGGATCCTCGGCGTGGCCGAAGGCACGGTCAAGAGCCGCTGTGCCCGCGGACGGGCCCGGCTGGCCACGCTCCTCGGTCACCTGCGTACCGGGTCCGACGAGGTGACCGAGGTGTCACCGTCGGCGGCCCGCGGCACCGCCGACGTGCCGCACGTCACCGCGGGGAACCCTGGGCCTCCCGAGGGCGTCGGATCGACGTCGGGATGGTCCGGCCGGGACGCCAGCCAGGAGGAGACGTGA
- a CDS encoding CCA tRNA nucleotidyltransferase, with translation MSEVSASQADRSELTAAQRNAVAELLRVSPVADELGRRFARAGHELHLVGGSVRDALLGRLGQDLDFCTDAHPDETLRIIKGWAESIWETGREFGTIGAQRDGLQLEITTFRAEAYDQVTRHPVVEYGTSLVDDLKRRDFTINAMAVSLPDHRFTDPFGGLADLAARVIRTPGTPWESFGDDPLRMLRAARFAAQLCFTVHPDVREAMTRMAADLDRISAERIRDEFTKLLCGEDPITGLRLLVDTGLADRFIPELTGLKLEIDEHAQHKDVYEHTLTVVRNAMSMEEGGCDFILRMAALMHDVGKPATKAVGPDGRVSFHHHEVVGARLTKARMKALRYPKDVIAQTVKLVALHLRFYGYGRGEWTDSAVRRYVTDAGDLLPRLHKLTRSDVTTRNRRKAAALAADYDALEERIARLAAAEDLARVRPDLDGNAIMELLGVPPGPVVGKAWQHLKDLRLERGPLDREEAEAELLRWAREQGVLD, from the coding sequence ATGTCCGAAGTCTCCGCATCCCAGGCCGACCGCAGCGAGCTCACCGCCGCGCAGCGCAACGCCGTCGCCGAACTGCTCCGGGTCTCGCCGGTCGCCGACGAGCTCGGTCGCCGCTTCGCGCGGGCGGGCCATGAACTGCACCTGGTGGGCGGTTCGGTACGGGACGCCCTGCTCGGCCGGCTCGGTCAGGACCTCGACTTCTGCACCGACGCGCACCCGGACGAGACGCTGCGGATCATCAAGGGCTGGGCCGAGTCGATCTGGGAGACCGGCCGGGAGTTCGGCACCATCGGCGCCCAGCGCGACGGCCTGCAGCTGGAGATCACCACCTTCCGGGCCGAGGCGTACGACCAGGTCACCCGCCACCCGGTGGTCGAGTACGGGACCAGCCTGGTCGACGACCTGAAGCGGCGGGACTTCACCATCAACGCGATGGCGGTGAGCCTGCCCGACCACCGGTTCACCGATCCGTTCGGCGGTCTGGCCGACCTCGCCGCACGGGTGATCCGCACCCCCGGGACGCCGTGGGAGTCGTTCGGTGACGACCCGTTGCGGATGCTGCGCGCGGCGCGGTTCGCCGCCCAGCTGTGCTTCACGGTGCACCCCGACGTGCGCGAGGCGATGACCCGGATGGCCGCGGACCTGGACCGGATCAGCGCCGAGCGGATCCGCGACGAGTTCACCAAGCTGCTCTGCGGCGAGGACCCGATCACCGGGCTGCGGCTGCTGGTCGACACCGGCCTGGCCGACCGGTTCATCCCCGAGCTGACCGGGCTCAAGCTGGAGATCGACGAGCACGCCCAGCACAAGGACGTCTACGAGCACACGCTCACCGTGGTCCGCAACGCGATGTCGATGGAGGAGGGCGGCTGCGACTTCATCCTGCGGATGGCCGCGCTGATGCACGACGTCGGCAAGCCGGCGACCAAGGCGGTCGGCCCGGACGGCCGGGTCAGCTTCCACCACCACGAGGTGGTCGGCGCCCGGCTGACCAAGGCCCGGATGAAGGCCCTGCGCTACCCGAAGGACGTCATTGCGCAGACGGTCAAGCTGGTCGCGCTGCACCTGCGCTTCTACGGCTACGGCCGGGGCGAGTGGACCGACTCGGCGGTGCGCCGGTACGTCACCGACGCCGGTGACCTGCTGCCCCGGCTGCACAAGCTGACCCGCTCGGACGTGACCACCCGCAACCGGCGCAAGGCGGCCGCGCTGGCCGCCGACTACGACGCGCTGGAGGAGCGGATCGCCCGGCTCGCGGCCGCGGAGGACCTGGCCCGGGTCCGTCCCGACCTGGACGGCAACGCGATCATGGAGCTGCTCGGCGTACCGCCCGGGCCGGTGGTGGGGAAGGCCTGGCAGCACCTGAAGGACCTGCGCCTGGAGCGTGGCCCCCTGGACCGCGAGGAGGCCGAGGCGGAGCTGCTGCGCTGGGCCCGGGAACAGGGCGTCCTCGACTGA
- a CDS encoding GNAT family N-acetyltransferase encodes MSRRLVSLTLDTLEDLPRSCRQCVYWELDPVSADRACAAGDPGLEKEAWVSQTLLEWGSCGKLAYVDGMPAGFVTYAPPAYVPRSMAFPTSPVSADAALLMTANVVPAFAGGGLGRMLVQGVARDLTKRGIKAIEAFGDAKFGDADDPTRACVAPADFFLSVGFKTVRPHPRYPRLRLELRTALSWKSDVEYALEKLLGSMSPETLLRPVRPAPATRSAAG; translated from the coding sequence ATGTCGCGACGTCTGGTCAGTCTGACCCTCGACACCCTGGAAGACCTGCCCCGTTCCTGCCGGCAGTGCGTCTACTGGGAGCTGGACCCGGTCTCGGCGGACCGGGCCTGCGCCGCCGGGGACCCGGGGCTGGAGAAGGAGGCGTGGGTCTCCCAGACCCTGCTGGAGTGGGGTTCCTGCGGCAAGCTGGCGTACGTCGACGGCATGCCGGCCGGCTTCGTCACGTACGCCCCACCGGCCTACGTCCCCCGCTCGATGGCCTTCCCCACCTCGCCGGTCTCCGCCGACGCGGCGCTGCTGATGACCGCCAACGTGGTACCCGCCTTCGCCGGGGGCGGGCTGGGCCGGATGCTGGTCCAGGGGGTGGCCCGGGACCTCACCAAGCGCGGCATCAAGGCGATCGAGGCGTTCGGCGACGCCAAGTTCGGCGACGCGGACGACCCGACCCGGGCGTGCGTCGCCCCGGCCGACTTCTTCCTCTCGGTGGGCTTCAAGACGGTCCGCCCGCACCCCCGCTACCCCCGCCTCCGCCTGGAACTGCGCACGGCGTTGAGCTGGAAGTCCGACGTCGAGTACGCGCTCGAGAAGCTGCTCGGCTCGATGAGCCCGGAGACTCTGCTCCGCCCGGTACGCCCGGCCCCGGCCACCCGCTCGGCGGCCGGCTGA